One genomic region from Longimicrobium sp. encodes:
- a CDS encoding amidohydrolase family protein, whose product MTSLARIAAAALLAAALPSAAGAQAYPPAQRARDSAQALAAFRSNIATIHGRDRPAYLSHYLQSPRLARTGPGGVQWGYQGMTGGDPNAWPDTLVATHYEVVPLAPGVVYGTYRYRVAQGGTSSRGVSERVLVRQPDGSWKVAVSTAFNAPGNGPVPAVAFTGATVIDGTGGAPLRDATLVMRNGRITCVGRCEVGADVHAIDARGKWIVPGLVDAHVHYSQTGWADGRPDAQDVRARFPYDSTVAALEANPERFYRSYLCSGVTATFDVGGYPWTWGLRQGAEASTSAPHVAAAGPLLSTRDHWVNLPASRQFVHTANDSATRAGARMIARHGSDAVKVWYLVEGQNPDTVALKASVRAVADEARRAGLPLIVHATGLWEAKDAVRAGAHLLVHSVDDAIVDDEFIRLAREAGAIYTPTLTVTDGYRQLYQRRFDPQGLPMECVDPATRAKAALTDSLPARTLGPGFAAYFEQIGRTMNENLRRVHAAGIPVAMGTDAGNPLTLHGASVYREMEAMAQAGMSPMDVLVSSTRIAARAMRRDDIGTLAPEKLADLVVLDADPLADVRNLRTVRLVVRAGEVWTREELEYR is encoded by the coding sequence ATGACCTCTCTGGCCCGTATCGCCGCCGCCGCGCTGCTCGCCGCCGCGCTTCCCTCCGCCGCGGGCGCCCAGGCGTACCCGCCCGCCCAGCGAGCGAGGGACAGCGCCCAGGCGCTCGCCGCGTTCCGAAGCAACATCGCCACCATCCACGGCCGCGACCGGCCCGCGTACCTGTCCCACTACCTGCAGAGCCCGAGGCTGGCGCGCACCGGGCCCGGCGGGGTGCAGTGGGGCTACCAGGGGATGACGGGTGGCGACCCCAACGCGTGGCCCGACACCCTGGTTGCCACCCACTACGAGGTGGTGCCGCTGGCGCCCGGCGTGGTCTACGGCACGTACCGCTACCGCGTGGCGCAGGGCGGCACCAGCTCGCGCGGCGTGTCGGAACGGGTGCTGGTCAGGCAACCGGACGGAAGCTGGAAGGTGGCCGTGAGCACCGCCTTCAACGCGCCGGGAAACGGGCCGGTGCCCGCCGTCGCCTTTACCGGGGCCACGGTCATCGACGGCACCGGCGGGGCGCCCCTGCGCGATGCGACGCTGGTGATGAGGAACGGACGGATCACCTGCGTGGGGCGGTGCGAGGTCGGGGCGGACGTGCACGCGATCGACGCACGCGGAAAGTGGATCGTCCCCGGGCTGGTGGATGCGCACGTCCACTACTCGCAGACCGGCTGGGCCGACGGCCGCCCCGATGCCCAGGACGTGCGCGCGCGGTTTCCCTACGATTCCACCGTGGCGGCGCTGGAGGCGAACCCCGAGCGCTTCTATCGCAGCTACCTGTGCTCGGGGGTCACGGCCACCTTCGACGTGGGCGGCTATCCCTGGACGTGGGGGCTGCGCCAGGGCGCCGAGGCCAGCACCTCCGCGCCGCACGTGGCGGCGGCGGGCCCGCTGCTCTCCACCCGCGACCACTGGGTGAACCTTCCCGCGTCCCGCCAGTTCGTCCACACGGCCAACGACTCGGCCACGCGCGCCGGAGCGCGGATGATCGCGCGCCACGGCAGCGACGCGGTGAAGGTGTGGTACCTGGTAGAAGGGCAGAACCCCGACACCGTGGCGCTCAAGGCATCCGTCCGCGCCGTGGCCGACGAGGCGCGCCGGGCAGGCCTGCCGCTGATCGTGCACGCTACGGGGCTGTGGGAAGCCAAGGACGCCGTTCGCGCGGGCGCCCACCTGCTGGTCCACTCGGTGGACGACGCCATCGTCGACGACGAGTTCATCCGCCTGGCGCGCGAGGCGGGGGCCATCTACACGCCCACGCTCACCGTGACGGATGGCTACCGCCAGCTGTACCAGCGCCGCTTCGATCCGCAGGGCCTGCCGATGGAGTGCGTGGACCCGGCTACGCGCGCGAAGGCCGCGCTGACGGACTCGCTTCCGGCGCGCACGCTGGGGCCCGGCTTCGCCGCCTACTTCGAGCAGATCGGCCGGACGATGAACGAGAACCTGCGCCGCGTGCACGCGGCCGGCATTCCCGTCGCCATGGGCACCGACGCCGGCAACCCGCTGACGCTGCACGGCGCGTCGGTCTACCGCGAGATGGAGGCGATGGCGCAGGCCGGGATGTCGCCCATGGACGTGCTGGTGTCCTCCACGCGCATCGCCGCGCGCGCCATGCGCAGGGACGACATCGGCACGCTGGCGCCGGAGAAGCTGGCCGACCTGGTGGTGCTCGACGCCGACCCCCTGGCCGACGTGCGCAACCTCCGTACGGTGCGCCTGGTGGTCCGCGCGGGCGAGGTGTGGACGCGCGAGGAGCTGGAATACCGGTGA
- a CDS encoding FKBP-type peptidyl-prolyl cis-trans isomerase → MAEETTTPSGLRYTDEQVGTGQEAKSGDRVSVHYTGTLVDGRKFDSSRDRGTPFQFPLGAGRVIRGWDEGVAGMKVGGRRRLTIPPELGYGARGAGSAVPPNATLVFDVELLAVN, encoded by the coding sequence GTGGCTGAAGAAACGACGACCCCCTCGGGGCTGCGGTACACGGACGAGCAGGTGGGAACGGGGCAGGAGGCGAAGAGCGGCGACCGGGTGAGCGTGCACTACACCGGGACGCTGGTGGACGGCCGCAAGTTCGACAGCAGCCGCGACCGCGGAACGCCGTTCCAGTTTCCCCTGGGCGCCGGGCGGGTGATCCGCGGCTGGGACGAGGGCGTGGCGGGGATGAAGGTGGGCGGGCGCCGCCGGCTGACCATTCCGCCGGAGCTGGGTTACGGCGCCCGCGGCGCGGGGTCCGCGGTCCCGCCCAACGCCACGCTGGTCTTCGACGTGGAGCTGCTCGCGGTCAACTGA
- a CDS encoding outer membrane beta-barrel protein, giving the protein MKKRMALLVAAALAAHAGSAQAQSGFALKGHYLFNASDVKNEEQTPAADGFSVGAEYVLPLGVGVGVTGYTTGKVTEFDRESTSFGVLAEANYFIDLPLLPITPYVGVHGGLGQYTVDEVVQDADPEFKDERTQLGFQVGARMQLGQMLGLDAQYRRVSEFGASTQGGELERNQILVGITLF; this is encoded by the coding sequence ATGAAGAAGAGAATGGCGCTCCTGGTGGCGGCGGCCCTGGCCGCGCACGCAGGTTCGGCGCAGGCGCAGTCGGGATTCGCCCTCAAGGGCCACTACCTGTTCAACGCCTCGGACGTGAAGAACGAGGAGCAGACCCCCGCGGCCGACGGCTTCAGCGTGGGCGCCGAGTACGTGCTGCCGCTGGGCGTGGGCGTCGGCGTGACGGGCTACACCACCGGCAAGGTGACGGAGTTCGACCGCGAGTCCACCAGTTTCGGCGTGCTGGCGGAGGCGAACTACTTCATCGACCTGCCGCTGCTGCCCATTACCCCGTACGTGGGCGTGCACGGCGGGCTGGGGCAGTACACGGTGGATGAGGTGGTGCAGGACGCCGACCCGGAGTTCAAGGACGAACGCACCCAGCTGGGGTTCCAGGTGGGCGCGCGGATGCAGCTGGGCCAGATGCTGGGGCTGGACGCCCAGTACCGCCGGGTGAGCGAGTTCGGCGCATCCACGCAGGGCGGCGAGCTGGAGCGCAACCAGATCCTGGTGGGCATCACCCTGTTCTGA
- a CDS encoding transporter, with amino-acid sequence MLPIRRATLLLCLAVGARLNAQTPISDNSFLLEEAYNQEARVVQHIATVMGGDGVVELGFTQEWPLFSERHQISYTLPLLRLHDETRWGDVEVQYRYQLLSGRVAVAPSVTAILPTGHDAFGAGNAGLAVGLPVSVALSPAFAAHTNAGVTLPNIGDLTGAETKVEISLGQSVVWLAHPRLNLLVEALWSRTDAGDVVSESLLISPGVRAAFNLGSTQVVPGLAVPIGVGASSRERYAFLYLSIEHPF; translated from the coding sequence ATGCTCCCGATCCGCCGCGCCACCCTGCTGCTGTGCCTGGCCGTCGGCGCCCGTCTGAATGCGCAGACGCCCATCTCCGACAACAGCTTTCTCCTGGAGGAGGCGTACAACCAGGAGGCGCGGGTGGTTCAGCACATCGCCACGGTGATGGGCGGCGATGGCGTCGTCGAGCTGGGGTTCACGCAGGAGTGGCCGCTCTTCAGCGAGCGCCACCAGATCAGCTACACGCTCCCCCTGCTGCGGCTGCACGACGAGACGCGCTGGGGCGACGTCGAGGTGCAGTACCGGTATCAGCTGCTGAGCGGTCGCGTGGCGGTGGCGCCCAGCGTAACGGCCATCCTCCCGACGGGGCACGATGCGTTCGGCGCGGGGAACGCCGGGTTGGCGGTCGGACTGCCGGTGAGCGTGGCGCTGTCACCCGCGTTCGCGGCGCACACCAATGCGGGCGTCACGCTGCCGAACATCGGTGATCTGACTGGGGCGGAGACCAAGGTGGAGATCAGCCTGGGGCAGAGCGTCGTCTGGCTGGCGCACCCGCGGTTGAACCTGCTGGTGGAAGCGCTCTGGTCGCGCACTGATGCGGGGGACGTGGTCTCGGAGAGCCTGCTGATTTCTCCCGGCGTGCGGGCGGCGTTCAACCTGGGCTCCACGCAGGTCGTCCCGGGCCTCGCGGTGCCGATCGGCGTCGGGGCGAGCAGCCGGGAGCGGTACGCGTTCCTCTATCTGAGCATCGAGCACCCGTTCTAA
- a CDS encoding GNAT family protein — translation MILRTKRLILREFQTDDWKPTHVYQNDPRYLRFYDRDAMSPADTQALISAFLGFEAERPRRNTQLAILLASTGELIGNVGVRREAPAHPVADIGYELAPRHWGHGYATEAARAMRDWAFGDEGLARLHAHCIADNAASARVLEKLGMRREGLLRDHVFQKGRFWDVLLYGILRDEWAAGEGNE, via the coding sequence GTGATCCTACGCACCAAGCGCCTGATCCTGCGCGAGTTCCAGACCGACGACTGGAAGCCCACGCACGTGTACCAGAACGATCCGCGGTACCTGCGTTTCTACGACCGCGACGCCATGTCGCCCGCAGACACGCAGGCGCTGATCTCCGCGTTCCTGGGGTTCGAAGCCGAGCGACCGCGCCGAAACACGCAGCTCGCCATCCTCCTGGCGAGCACGGGCGAGTTGATCGGCAACGTGGGCGTGCGGCGAGAGGCGCCCGCCCATCCGGTGGCGGACATCGGCTACGAGCTTGCCCCCAGGCACTGGGGGCACGGCTACGCCACGGAGGCCGCGCGGGCCATGCGCGACTGGGCGTTCGGCGACGAGGGGCTGGCGCGGCTTCACGCGCACTGCATCGCCGACAACGCCGCGTCCGCGCGCGTGCTGGAAAAGCTGGGAATGCGCCGCGAAGGCCTGCTGCGCGACCACGTCTTTCAGAAGGGGCGCTTCTGGGACGTGCTGCTGTACGGCATCCTTCGCGACGAGTGGGCGGCGGGGGAGGGGAACGAGTAA